A genomic window from Ruegeria sp. TM1040 includes:
- a CDS encoding LysR substrate-binding domain-containing protein encodes MTELPPLNSLRAFDAAGRRLSFRAAADELGVTQGAVAQQVRQLEAHFDVVLFERVPKGLAFTPVGRSYHNRIAGVFADLRAATAELKPEPNKVLISVTPTFAAKWLIPNLPDFATAHPNIDLRIMATEKVSSFHSDGIDLAVRQGSPPFGASLDVTLLFKQSLVAVAAQKLADKGGTPLDPETLAKQPKVHDAHDLWPSYLAHLGVQDQSARHLRLSQTSLAVDAAIAGQGVALVSRFLVAHDLAAGRLVEVGEAWAPDRNDFYVLMPRTAKNNAPTTNVLTWLKSRSAKDT; translated from the coding sequence ATGACCGAACTTCCCCCGCTCAACAGTTTGCGTGCTTTTGATGCAGCAGGCCGCCGCCTCAGTTTCCGTGCAGCCGCTGATGAGTTGGGTGTCACGCAAGGGGCCGTTGCGCAGCAGGTGCGACAACTCGAAGCGCATTTTGATGTGGTCTTGTTTGAACGGGTGCCGAAGGGCCTGGCTTTTACGCCAGTCGGGCGCAGCTATCACAACCGGATTGCCGGAGTGTTCGCAGACCTTCGAGCCGCAACTGCCGAGTTGAAGCCAGAGCCGAATAAAGTTCTCATCAGTGTCACGCCAACCTTTGCTGCGAAATGGCTGATTCCCAATCTTCCCGACTTCGCTACAGCACATCCGAACATCGATTTGCGGATCATGGCGACCGAAAAAGTTTCCAGCTTCCATAGTGACGGGATAGACCTTGCAGTGCGCCAAGGATCGCCGCCGTTTGGCGCATCACTGGACGTAACCCTTTTATTCAAGCAATCGCTAGTCGCGGTCGCCGCGCAAAAGCTTGCGGACAAGGGAGGCACTCCTCTTGATCCAGAAACCCTTGCCAAACAGCCGAAGGTCCATGACGCCCATGACCTATGGCCCAGCTATCTGGCGCATTTGGGCGTACAGGACCAGTCTGCTCGGCACCTTCGTCTGAGCCAGACGTCTCTTGCGGTAGATGCAGCTATCGCAGGGCAAGGAGTGGCCTTGGTAAGCCGGTTTCTGGTTGCTCATGACCTTGCAGCCGGACGTTTGGTCGAGGTTGGCGAAGCCTGGGCCCCAGACAGAAATGACTTCTATGTCCTCATGCCGCGAACCGCCAAAAACAATGCGCCGACGACCAACGTCTTGACGTGGCTCAAGTCGCGCTCCGCCAAAGATACCTGA
- a CDS encoding SDR family oxidoreductase gives MTVEKVALITAGGSGMGANAARKLADDGFKVGILSSSGKGEALGGELGGFGVTGSNLDGEALNELVEGAKDRWGRIDVLVNSAGHGPKGPVLEISDEDWHQGMEVYLMNVIRPTRLITPVMQAQGGGAIINISTFAAFEPDPLFPTSGVFRAGLAAFTKLYSDKYASENIRMNNVLPGFIDSLPETEDRKARIPMGRYGFASEVSSLISWLASENGGYMTGQNLCIDGGLTRAV, from the coding sequence ATGACAGTAGAAAAAGTAGCTCTGATTACGGCGGGTGGCAGCGGCATGGGCGCGAACGCTGCGCGCAAATTGGCAGATGATGGGTTCAAGGTTGGCATCCTGTCTTCGTCTGGCAAGGGCGAAGCGCTTGGCGGTGAACTTGGCGGCTTTGGCGTAACGGGCTCCAATCTTGATGGAGAAGCGCTGAACGAATTGGTCGAGGGTGCGAAGGATCGTTGGGGCCGCATTGATGTCTTGGTGAACTCTGCTGGCCACGGACCAAAAGGTCCGGTTCTCGAGATCAGTGACGAGGATTGGCATCAAGGAATGGAAGTCTACCTGATGAACGTTATCCGTCCGACAAGGCTGATCACACCTGTGATGCAAGCGCAGGGCGGCGGGGCGATCATCAACATCTCAACCTTCGCGGCATTCGAACCCGATCCCCTTTTTCCAACGTCTGGCGTCTTCCGGGCCGGACTTGCCGCATTCACAAAGCTCTACTCGGATAAGTATGCATCAGAAAACATTCGCATGAACAACGTCCTTCCGGGTTTCATAGACAGCCTGCCTGAGACCGAAGACCGCAAAGCACGTATTCCAATGGGACGTTACGGTTTCGCCTCGGAGGTGTCTTCTCTCATTTCGTGGCTCGCCTCGGAAAATGGTGGCTACATGACGGGACAAAACCTGTGTATCGACGGAGGGTTAACCCGTGCCGTCTGA